The Arabidopsis thaliana chromosome 5, partial sequence genomic interval ACCTCCCGTAAGAACTCGGATaggtaataataattttctttcaaaagtGTGATGATTATCGGTCGTTGATTAGATCGGATGTATAATTGGACTAAATTTTGGACGGTTTAGATTGCGTGCCTTTATGTGGGACGAGGTGTGGGCAACACTCGAGGAAGAACGTATGTATGAGAGCGTGCGTCACGTGCTGCTACCGCTGCAAGTGTGTTCCCCCAGGCACCTACGGTAATAAGGAGAAGTGTGGATCTTGTTACGCCAACATGAAGACACGTGGTGGAAAATCCAAATGTCCTTGAACCTTTATATGACGATGGTTGTTAAAcgaaataatttaaatcaatggAGTTTTTATAAGTTTGTAATgcgtttgtttttgttatagtaATATTGAGTTGGATCTTTGTTTACGGGACGTAGAATactaaataatgaaaaaaacctTCTCGATGAATTAAGGgttttatgaatttgttttgtattgaaTAATATAGGGATGGATAAAGTTTTATTATTCTAACAGGTTACTTTATTAGGCATTTCTTCGGCTCATGTAACTCTTGTATCGCTGAAACTATGTAATAGATAGAAGAacctaaaaaaagaaagaaaacaagaaatgcACATAGCGAAGCTCAAAAGATGAGTGTTCTGCTAGCGGTAATGTTGTTATTCAGTTGGGTCAAATGCTCTAATTGCAAATCTTATTTGGGCCTTATATAGACTCTTATGTGCATATGGTCCAGCCTATTTGGGCCGATGTGTTTGAAGATCATTTGGGAAAGTCTTGCGCAAGGAGAACTTACTTGGGACTTGGGAGACTTGGAGTAACAAATTCGTCTTGGAGTAACAAATACATGTCAACTTATTCCACAAGTTCTTTGTGATAatgatatacatatttaaatgttttaaaaaagggaaagaataaACAAACTCTTTGTGACTTTTTGGGtatttatgattcttttggTCCTTCTCTTGTACACATTTGAGTCCTATCTTATATGGTAAGCTTTCAAATGCAAGCGTGTTATTTTTATTCACACTTGTTCTATCTTAATAGTATGTTGAACTCTTCGCCTTTGGCGATTCTTCCCGGAAAAGGGACCATTGACTTTCAGatacacttcttttttttttttataataattattatcagTTCAATGATTTTTCAATATGGACTCTCGTTCTCAGACATTTATTTCTCTCAGTCTTAcaatataaattttcattcttACCATCCATAATTTTGTATTGTCTTCTCCACAGATCTATTCCAGCTCACGCCAtggagtcttcttcttcactgtaATCATTACAATTCACTCTCTTGTCTTTCTAACTTAACCTGCTTTGTTCAGCTTCTTTCGTTTCTTGAAAAccgtatttttttgttgatgatatttttatttcttgttccTTAGACATTGACTTAAATTCACAATTTTCCTGGTTTTTAGAAAAGGTTCTGCACTTGGGAAGCTTGTGGTGACCTCTGGTCTCTTACATAGCTCATGGAGTAAGATCTTGGAGATACATAACCCACCTTATTCGAATCATGATCCAGGTCtacaagtttcaaaaaaaaaaaaagattcaggTCTAGAATTTCAGATTCACCGAGAAGAGAAATTCACACTTGTGGTTTTTAGCGCACCACCGATCTGCAGAAGTAGTAGCTCTGATTCTACTCTTCTTCATGtgaaagataaagaaaatccTTTCCCATTCCTCTGCTCCGAGAACAACCCATCATTCTCTCTTCACACACCTGCTTTTAACCTTTTTACCTCTGCTTCTACTAGTCTCACTTACCTCAAATCAGAGGTAATTTAATCTCCATCTCTTCAGTCTTATCTCGTTTTTAAGACTAATTCAGAATCTTGAAAGTTAGTGTCTGCAGAAATATATCTCTGCCGTGTTTGCAATTCAGTCCAATAGCTTTTTAATACTCtgtttcagattttgtttgatctaGTATATGTTTCTTTGTGTATTGTCTGGTTTTAAAAGTCAACAACTATAAGAAACAGAATCTTTGTACGTAGAAAACTTGAAAGTTATATGTCTCTTGCAGTTGCTCCAAACGCTCAAGTCTGAGAAACCGGTGATCATCACCGGAGCTGCGTTAGGAGGGTCTGTTGCATCTCTCTATACGCTATGGCTTCTTGAAACCATCGAACCGACGTTAAAACGTCCCTTATGCATCACATTTGGCTCGCCATTGATCGGAGACGCTTCTCTTCAACAGATTCTTGAGAACTCTGTGAGGAATTCATGTTTCCTTCACGTTGTATCAGCACAAACTCGTATCAAGATGGACTTCTTCAAACCTTTTGGAACGTTTTTGATCTGTTTTGATTCCGGATGTGTTTGCATCGAGGACCATGTGGCGGTCACAGAGTTGCTAAACGGTGTTCATGATTCGGGTCTAGTAGACTACAGCCAAGTTCTAAATCGTCTTGACCAATCCATGTTGTCTCTGGCGGATTCAAGATTGATCCCTGAAGATGTTATCAAAGGAATAGAGAAACGTgcagaaatgaaaaatctgCGATTTGATATGATGTTTAAGAAACTAAACGACATGAAGATATCGATGGCTTATATAGAGTGGTACAAAAAGAAATGCAAGGAGGTCAAGATCGGTTACTACGATCGGTTCAAGACTCAGCTCGCGTTTCCGTCGAAAGAGTTTGATATAAACATCAAGAATCACCACAAATCAGAGCTAAACCGTTTTTGGAAATCAGTAGTTGAAGAAGTAGAGAGGAGGCCGCAGAGCGATGCATCGATTCTCAAGAGACGGTTTCTATTCTCGGGGAACAATTACAGACGGATGATCGAACCACTCGATATTGCTGAATATTACCTCGAGGGTCGGAAAGAGTATCGAACTACGGGAAGGTCTCACCACTATGTTATGCTTGAGAAATGGTTTGGAATGGAATCGATATTAATAGAAAAGGAAAGAtgcaaaaagagagatttgagtgATCTTTTGAcgtttgattcttgtttttggGCTGAAGTTGAGGATTCGTTGATTGTAATTAATCAGTTGAATACAACTGTGGGGATGAGAGACGATGTGAGAGAGGTATTGACTAGAAAACTCGTGGAGTTTGAGGGATACGTGTGGGAGATAATCACAAAACGTGAGGTTTCGCCGGAGATATTCTTAGAGGAAAGCAGTTTCATGAAGTGGTGGAAAGAGTACAAAAAGATCAAAGGCTTTAATTCTTCATACTTGACCGAGTTTATGAACACCCGGAAGTACGAGAGTTATGGTAAGTCACAATAATGGAATAATTTGgtaatttatttacatttcaGGTTACTAGTGTGTGATTGTTATTATTCATTTACAACGAGAATTAGTAGTTTCTAGTAAATTTCGTTACCAATTTCTTCCcgtttacaagaaaaaaaagtattatatttaagaaagcaaaagcaaaagacaAAAGTGTGTCATTGCGAGAGTAACAGAAGTGAAATAAAATAACGTTATTTATGTGTTCTTGTAAGGGTGGTATGATGAAGTTTACATCAATCGCAACAACTCTTAGAGTATTCGTCTTAGGATCGTGACGGATTGCATAGAACTAACTACTCCAGATCGTAATTTGCATATATAACCTCACCCGTGTGAGCAATGCCTCTAAAGTTTACAGTACTAGTCCTTATTAATAAACTTACTTTCAATGAAATCCTCCAAGACCCACGAATAATCAAATGAATTACTCACGTCAAATCTCACTAAGCTACTACTCCTTTTTGTTAAACGTCCTAAACTCCTAATCTATATACTCAATAAGGAAATCTTTTTGAGTATACCTTAGGTAAAGGGCCAATAATAAACCCAATAAAGGCCCATTAACGTTAGGGCAATAGAGGTGCATTAAAAAGAGAGCAATAACTAATATGTTCGAGCCATCTTGATCAGTATCTCGTTGATTATTCTTGGTCTTCTTGCTATGCCTGCCTTTCCATggcaaaaccctaaatctcttGAAGAAAACTTTCTGCTCAAGAATCCCActccattctttttttgtcgCCTTGATCTATTTGCCATCACATAACATACTTTATACAATCATTTAATACGACGaaagaaaatagatatatagtGGCATAGGTCAAAATGAAAACAGCTGTCGTTAGATATGTAAAACAGAGTgttgaaacagagcaaatcCAATGGTTCTCATATTATACAATATAATGAATGTTAATGAGTCTTGAGCACTTTAAAAAGAGGtgtttctttagtttattaaCAATTTGTATCAcattgatcatcatcatcacttctACTCTTGAAATGCTTGCAAATAACAATATACATCAAGAAGCTAATAGCACTTGTGAAAGCCAAAAGCCAATAATAGTTATCAAGTCTAGCTTCCGACATATCATCTGCAAACCAGTTATGTTTTCCACCTCTTGAGCTCGTGTAAGTCTCTATTATCGAAATCAACGCAGCACTCACAAAACTCCCCACACCGAAAACGCTTGTGTACAAAGCAAATCCCATTGTTCTCATGCTAACAGGAACCTCGCTGTAGAAGAACTCTTGCATTCCAACAACTGTGAAAATGTCCGAGATTCCCAATAGAATGTACTGAGGTAGGAGCCACAATATGCTTACGGGGTCCAAATTAGGTGTAGTCTTCATCATTTTGCTTATctttagtctttttctttcgACTAACGCGGCAATAACAATGGCGATGATGGACAGGAACATCCCAATCCCCATTCTTTCCTTCACAGAAATACCCTTTTCGTTTTTCGTTAGTTTTTTGGCGATCGGTATCAAGATTTTGTCGTAGAAGGGCATAAGAAGGATTATGGATAAAGTGATAGTGCTTTGTAGTGTTGCTGGTGGGATCTTGAAGTTTGGTCCGATGTTTCTCTTCATAGTCATACCTTGCTTTGTGAAAAAGGTCGCGGGTTGTTGGAATATAACTGCAAACATAAGAAGCATCGTCCATATAGGTAAAAGTCGAAGCAATAGCTTGACGGTTTCAAGCCCCGAAAAACCGGTTTTGCAGCTTTTATGATCATCAGGTAAGCTCTTGGTAGTAGTATTAGCTTCAGTGTTGCTACAGTTACATAGAGGCTTCTGATCTTGCAGCCTATatgtagaaaagaaaagcaagaaattTAGAGATGTTTAAGCCTATATATTCGAACAAACCatatccaaatatttttttatggatTGAATGtattaaagtaaaataacTTACTCTAGTTCCATGGCATTTAAATCGTGGTCGTTAACAAGAGTGATCTTATTTCTTCCACACACTCTTTCTTTGATAATCTCTAATATCCTTTGAAATGGTTTAGCTTTGAGGTCTGGATCAGCATAAACATAGACCCCGCAGCCacacaagaacaagaagatcaacaacaacatcgaAGCGGTTGGGATTGCAAAACCGATAACCCATCCAAACGTGTCTTGGATGTAAGCCATGACGGTGACTCCTAGAAGACTACCGGCGCAGACACCAAAATACCACCATTGGAAAAACTGAGTCTTGCGGTTCGATTTGACTTCTTTGTTCTCTGAGGATGGCTCGTGGTCATTGTCATGGTCAAGGTCGTAGTCGAGCTGGTCAGCACCAAAGGCTTGTAGAGATGGGTTTAAGACGCCAAGGCCTAGAGCGACGAGGGAAAGTGAAGTGTAGAGGAAGTAAAGAGAGATTGTTTTTGTAGTCGAACGTGACCCAGCAAATGCCGTAAATGTCAATCCCACTAGACCCTTTGTTTAATACCAAAAAGCCAAACATTAGTAACTTACGtaattaccaaaaataatttatctaaCAACATAAATAAGAATTTGAAAGAATACTAAAATACCACTTTTATATTAATGATGACAAATTCAGTTACAATTACggattttttgctttttttttttttaaatttaatcctatatatttaatatcgCAAGATTTACAGCTGGCGAATAAAT includes:
- a CDS encoding Major facilitator superfamily protein (Major facilitator superfamily protein; FUNCTIONS IN: amino acid transmembrane transporter activity, transporter activity; INVOLVED IN: oligopeptide transport, response to nematode; LOCATED IN: membrane; EXPRESSED IN: 17 plant structures; EXPRESSED DURING: 9 growth stages; CONTAINS InterPro DOMAIN/s: Oligopeptide transporter (InterPro:IPR000109), Major facilitator superfamily, general substrate transporter (InterPro:IPR016196); BEST Arabidopsis thaliana protein match is: Major facilitator superfamily protein (TAIR:AT3G01350.1); Has 5224 Blast hits to 5039 proteins in 856 species: Archae - 0; Bacteria - 1785; Metazoa - 536; Fungi - 394; Plants - 2164; Viruses - 0; Other Eukaryotes - 345 (source: NCBI BLink).) — its product is MAGGEKRRGLSKSCALLIVIAGIERYAFKGVASNLVTYLTDVVKMSNSRAATTVNTWSGFTFMLPLFSAPFADSYWDRFFTILASSSLYFVGLVGLTFTAFAGSRSTTKTISLYFLYTSLSLVALGLGVLNPSLQAFGADQLDYDLDHDNDHEPSSENKEVKSNRKTQFFQWWYFGVCAGSLLGVTVMAYIQDTFGWVIGFAIPTASMLLLIFLFLCGCGVYVYADPDLKAKPFQRILEIIKERVCGRNKITLVNDHDLNAMELELQDQKPLCNCSNTEANTTTKSLPDDHKSCKTGFSGLETVKLLLRLLPIWTMLLMFAVIFQQPATFFTKQGMTMKRNIGPNFKIPPATLQSTITLSIILLMPFYDKILIPIAKKLTKNEKGISVKERMGIGMFLSIIAIVIAALVERKRLKISKMMKTTPNLDPVSILWLLPQYILLGISDIFTVVGMQEFFYSEVPVSMRTMGFALYTSVFGVGSFVSAALISIIETYTSSRGGKHNWFADDMSEARLDNYYWLLAFTSAISFLMYIVICKHFKSRSDDDDQCDTNC
- the SAG101 gene encoding senescence-associated gene 101 (senescence-associated gene 101 (SAG101); CONTAINS InterPro DOMAIN/s: Lipase, class 3 (InterPro:IPR002921); BEST Arabidopsis thaliana protein match is: alpha/beta-Hydrolases superfamily protein (TAIR:AT3G52430.1); Has 536 Blast hits to 436 proteins in 38 species: Archae - 0; Bacteria - 6; Metazoa - 0; Fungi - 0; Plants - 513; Viruses - 0; Other Eukaryotes - 17 (source: NCBI BLink).); translated protein: MESSSSLKGSALGKLVVTSGLLHSSWSKILEIHNPPYSNHDPGLQVSKKKKDSGLEFQIHREEKFTLVVFSAPPICRSSSSDSTLLHVKDKENPFPFLCSENNPSFSLHTPAFNLFTSASTSLTYLKSELLQTLKSEKPVIITGAALGGSVASLYTLWLLETIEPTLKRPLCITFGSPLIGDASLQQILENSVRNSCFLHVVSAQTRIKMDFFKPFGTFLICFDSGCVCIEDHVAVTELLNGVHDSGLVDYSQVLNRLDQSMLSLADSRLIPEDVIKGIEKRAEMKNLRFDMMFKKLNDMKISMAYIEWYKKKCKEVKIGYYDRFKTQLAFPSKEFDINIKNHHKSELNRFWKSVVEEVERRPQSDASILKRRFLFSGNNYRRMIEPLDIAEYYLEGRKEYRTTGRSHHYVMLEKWFGMESILIEKERCKKRDLSDLLTFDSCFWAEVEDSLIVINQLNTTVGMRDDVREVLTRKLVEFEGYVWEIITKREVSPEIFLEESSFMKWWKEYKKIKGFNSSYLTEFMNTRKYESYGKSQ
- the SAG101 gene encoding senescence-associated gene 101 (senescence-associated gene 101 (SAG101); CONTAINS InterPro DOMAIN/s: Lipase, class 3 (InterPro:IPR002921); BEST Arabidopsis thaliana protein match is: alpha/beta-Hydrolases superfamily protein (TAIR:AT3G52430.1); Has 224 Blast hits to 223 proteins in 35 species: Archae - 0; Bacteria - 4; Metazoa - 0; Fungi - 0; Plants - 205; Viruses - 0; Other Eukaryotes - 15 (source: NCBI BLink).), which translates into the protein MESSSSLKGSALGKLVVTSGLLHSSWSKILEIHNPPYSNHDPGLQVSKKKKDSGLEFQIHREEKFTLVVFSAPPICRSSSSDSTLLHVKDKENPFPFLCSENNPSFSLHTPAFNLFTSASTSLTYLKSELLQTLKSEKPVIITGAALGGSVASLYTLWLLETIEPTLKRPLCITFGSPLIGDASLQQILENSVRNSCFLHVVSAQTRIKMDFFKPFGTFLICFDSGCVCIEDHVAVTEV
- the SAG101 gene encoding senescence-associated gene 101 (senescence-associated gene 101 (SAG101); Has 22 Blast hits to 22 proteins in 4 species: Archae - 0; Bacteria - 0; Metazoa - 0; Fungi - 0; Plants - 22; Viruses - 0; Other Eukaryotes - 0 (source: NCBI BLink).), with product MESSSSLKGSALGKLVVTSGLLHSSWSKILEIHNPPYSNHDPGLQVSKKKKDSGLEFQIHREEKFTLVVFSAPPICRSSSSDSTLLHVKDKENPFPFLCSENNPSFSLHTPAFNLFTSASTSLTYLKSEVI